In Myxocyprinus asiaticus isolate MX2 ecotype Aquarium Trade chromosome 3, UBuf_Myxa_2, whole genome shotgun sequence, the following proteins share a genomic window:
- the LOC127421989 gene encoding myosin heavy chain, fast skeletal muscle-like, producing the protein MSTDAEMAIYGKAAVYLRKPEKERIEAQSKPFDAKTACYVVDPKELYVKGTIKSKDGGKVTVIVLDTKEERVAKEDDVHPMNPPKYDKIEDMAMMTHLNEPSVLYNLKERYAAWMIYTYSGLFCATVNPYKLLPVYDSEVVAAYRGKKRMEAPPHIFSVSDNAYQFMHTDRENQSVLITGESGAGKTVNTKRVIQYFATVAVAGGDKKKEQVPGKMKGSLEDQIIAANPLLEAYGNAKTVRNDNSSRFGKFIRIHFGTTGKLASADIETYLLEKSRVTFQLPDERGYHIFYQMMTNHKPELIEMTLITTNPYDFPMCSMGQITVASIDDKEELDATDTAIDILGFTTEEKMGIYKFTGAVLHHGNMKFKQKQREEQAEPDGNEEADKVAYLLGLNSADLLKALCYPRVKVGNEYVTKGQTVQQVYNSVSALAKSIYERMFLWMVIRINQMLDTKQARQYYIGVLDIAGFEIFDYNSMEQLCINFTNEKLQQFFNHHMFVLEQEEYKKEGIIWEFIDFGMDLASCIELIEKPMGIFSILEEECMFPKASDVSFKNKLYDQHLGKSQAFQKPKPAKGKPEAHFSLVHYAGIVDYNVTGWLDKNKDPLNESALQLYQKSSVKLLATLYPPVVEDTTKKGGKKKGGSMQTVSSQFRENLGKLMTNLRSTHPHFVRCLIPNESKTPGLMENFLVIHQLRCNGVLEGIRICRKGFPSRILYGDFKQRYKVLNASVIPEGQFMDNKKASEKLLGSIDVNHDEYRFGHTKVFFKAGLLGVLEEMRDEKLATLVTMTQALCRGYLMRREFVQMMERRESIYTIQYNIRSFMNVKHWPWMKVYYKIKPMLKSAETEKELANMKEDYTKCKENLAKAEAKKKELEEKMVALLQEKNDLQLQIASEGENLSDAEERCEGLIKNKIQLEAKLKETTERLEDEEEINAELTAKKRKLEDECSELKKDIDDLELTLAKVEKEKHATENKAKNLTEEMAAQDESIAKLTKEKKALQEAHQQTLDDLQAEEDKVNTLTKAKTKLEQQVDDLEGSLEQEKKLRMDLERAKRKLEGDLKLALETTMDLENDKQQSDEKLKKKDFETSQLLSKIEDEQSLGAQLQKKIKELQARIEELEEEIEAERAARAKVEKQRADLSRELEEISERLEEAGGATSAQIEMNKKREAELQKLRRDLEEATLQHEATAAALRKKQADSVAELGEQIDNLQRVKQKLEKEKSEYKMEIDDLSSNMEAVAKAKSNLEKVCRTLEDQLSEFKTKNDENRRQLNDLSAQRARLQTENGEFGRQLEEKEALVSQLTRSKQAFTQQTEELKRHIEEEVKAKNALAHAVQSARHDCDLLREQFEEEQEAKSELQRGMSKANSEVAQWRTKYETDAIQRTEELEESKKKLAQRLQEAEEQIEAVNSKCASLEKTKQRLQGEVEDLMIDVERANGLAANLDKKQRNFDKVLAEWKQKYEEGQAELEGAQKEARSLSTELFKMKNSYEESLDQLETLKRENKNLQQEITDLTEQLGETGKSIHELEKAKKVVETEKSEIQAALEEAEGTLEHEESKILRVQLELNQVKSEIDRKLAEKDEEMEQIKRNSQRVIESMQSTLDSEVRSRNDALRIKKKMEGDLNEMEIQLSHSNRQAAEAQKQLRNVQGQLKDAQLHLDDALRGQEDMKEQVAMVERRNTLMQAEIEELRAALEQTERGRKVAEQELVDVSERVGLLHSQNTSLMNTKKKLEADLVQIQSEVDDTVQEARNAEEKAKKAITDAAMMAEELKKEQDTSAHLERMKKNLEVTVKDLQHRLDEAENLAMKGGKKQLQKLESRVRELETDVEAEQRRGIDAVKGVRKYERRVKELTYQTEEDKKNITRLQDLVDKLQLKVKAYKRQAEEADEQANTHLSKLRKSQHELEEAEERADIAESQVNKLRVKSRDAGKVKELAE; encoded by the exons ATGAGTACGGACGCGGAGATGGCCATTTATGGCAAGGCTGCCGTATATCTACGCAAGCCTGAGAAGGAGAGAATTGAGGCTCAGAGCAAGCCCTTTGATGCTAAGACTGCCTGCTATGTGGTTGATCCCAAAGAGTTGTATGTCAAAGGAACAATCAAGAGCAAAGATGGTGGCAAAGTCACCGTTATTGTGCTTGACACTAAGGAG GAGAGAGTTGCTAAGGAGGATGATGTCCACCCAATGAATCCTCCCAAGTATGACAAGATTGAGGACATGGCCATGATGACCCATCTCAATGAACCCTCTGTGCTGTATAACCTCAAAGAACGTTATGCAGCATGGATGATCTAC ACCTACTCTGGACTATTCTGCGCTACTGTGAACCCCTACAAGTTGCTCCCAGTGTATGATTCAGAAGTGGTGGCTGCCTACAGAGGCAAAAAGCGTATGGAAGCCCCACCCCACATCTTCTCTGTCTCTGACAATGCCTATCAGTTCATGCACACTG ACAGAGAGAACCAGTCTGTCCTGATTAC TGGAGAATCTGGTGCTGGAAAGACCGTGAACACCAAACGTGTCATCCAGTACTTTGCCACAGTTGCAGTGGCGGGTGGTGACAAGAAGAAAGAGCAAGTTCCTGGCAAAATGAAG GGATCTCTTGAAGACCAGATCATTGCTGCCAACCCTCTGCTTGAGGCTTATGGTAATGCCAAGACTGTGAGAAATGACAACTCTTCTCGTTTT ggtaaattcatcagaattcactttggCACAACTGGAAAACTGGCAAGTGCTGATATTGAGACAT ATCTACTGGAGAAGTCTAGAGTGACATTCCAACTTCCAGATGAGAGAGGCTACCACATCTTCTACCAGATGATGACCAACCATAAGCCAGAGCTGATTG AAATGACACTCATTACCACCAACCCCTATGACTTCCCCATGTGCAGTATGGGTCAAATCACTGTGGCAAGCATTGATGATAAAGAGGAGCTGGATGCAACTGAT acTGCTATTGACATTCTGGGCTTTACTACTGAGGAGAAGATGGGCATCTACAAGTTCACTGGAGCTGTGCTGCATCATGGTAACATGAAGTTCAAGCAGAAGCAGCGTGAGGAGCAGGCTGAGCCTGATGGCAATGAGG AGGCTGACAAAGTTGCCTACCTCCTGGGCTTAAACTCTGCTGATCTGCTGAAGGCTTTGTGCTACCCCAGAGTGAAGGTCGGAAATGAGTATGTGACCAAAGGTCAAACCGTGCAACAG GTGTACAACTCTGTTAGTGCTTTAGCCAAATCTATCTATGAGAGGATGTTCTTGTGGATGGTCATTCGTATCAATCAGATGTTGGACACAAAGCAGGCCAGACAGTACTACATTGGTGTGCTGGATATTGCTGGCTTTGAGATCTTTGAT TATAACAGCATGGAACAGCTGTGCATCAACTTCACCAATGAGAAACTGCAACAGTTCTTCAACCACCACATGTTTGTGCTGGAACAAGAGGAGTACAAGAAGGAGGGCATTATTTGGGAGTTCATTGACTTCGGCATGGACTTGGCTTCTTGCATTGAGCTCATTGAGAAG CCCATGGGTATCTTCTCCATCCTTGAAGAGGAGTGCATGTTCCCCAAGGCTTCGGATGTTTCCTTCAAGAACAAGCTGTATGATCAGCACCTTGGCAAATCCCAAGCCTTCCAGAAACCAAAGCCTGCCAAAGGCAAACCTGAGGCCCACTTCTCTCTGGTTCACTATGCTGGAATTGTGGACTACAATGTCACTGGCTGGTTGGACAAGAACAAGGATCCATTGAATGAGTCTGCTTTGCAGCTGTACCAGAAATCTTCAGTCAAACTTCTGGCTACTCTCTACCCACCTGTTGTTGAGG ACACTACCAAGAAGGGAGGCAAGAAGAAGGGTGGCTCCATGCAGACTGTGTCCTCCCAGTTCAGG GAGAACTTGGGCAAGCTTATGACCAACTTGAGGAGCACTCATCCTCACTTTGTGCGTTGTCTAATTCCCAATGAGTCCAAGACTCCAG GTCTCATGGAGAACTTCCTGGTTATCCACCAGCTGAGATGTAACGGTGTACTGGAGGGAATCAGAATCTGCAGAAAAGGCTTCCCCAGTAGAATCCTCTATGGTGACTTCAAACAGAG ATACAAGGTGCTGAATGCCAGTGTTATTCCTGAGGGACAGTTTATGGACAACAAGAAAGCTTCTGAGAAACTCCTGGGATCCATCGATGTTAATCATGACGAATATAGATTTGGGCACACAAAG GTGTTCTTCAAAGCTGGTCTTCTGGGTGTTCTTGAGGAGATGCGTGATGAGAAATTGGCTACTCTGGTCACAATGACTCAGGCTCTCTGCCGTGGTTACCTGATGAGGAGGGAGTTTGTGCAGATGATGGAGAGGAG gGAGTCCATTTACACCATCCAATACAACATCCGCTCATTCATGAACGTCAAACACTGGCCATGGATGAAGGTTTACTACAAGATTAAGCCTATGCTTAAGAGTGCTGAGACTGAGAAGGAGCTGGCAAACATGAAAGAGGACTatacaaaatgcaaagaaaatcTTGCCAAGGCTGAAGCCAAAAAGAAGGAGCTTGAGGAGAAGATGGTAGCACTGCTGCAAGAGAAGAATGATCTGCAGCTTCAAATAGCCTCT GAAGGTGAGAATCTCTCAGATGCTGAGGAGAGGTGTGAGGGTCTGATCAAGAACAAAATCCAGCTTGAAGCTAAACTCAAAGAGACAACTGAGAGACTGGAGGATGAGGAGGAAATCAATGCTGAACTCACAGCCAAGAAGAGGAAACTGGAGGATGAGTGCTCTGAGCTGAAGAAAGACATTGATGACCTGGAGCTCACCTTGGCTAAAGTGGAAAAGGAGAAACATGCCACTGAAAATAAG GCCAAGAACCTGACTGAAGAAATGGCAGCACAAGATGAGAGCATTGCCAAGCTTACAAAGGAGAAGAAAGCCCTCCAAGAGGCACATCAGCAGACTCTGGATGATCTCCAGGCAGAGGAGGACAAAGTCAACACCCTGACCAAAGCCAAGACAAAGCTTGAGCAACAAGTTGATGAT CTTGAGGGTTCCCTTGAACAAGAGAAAAAGCTCCGCATGGACCTTGAGAGAGCCAAGAGAAAGCTTGAAGGAGACCTTAAATTGGCCCTTGAGACCACTATGGACCTGGAGAATGACAAGCAGCAATCAGATGAGAAACTGAAGAA GAAAGACTTTGAAACAAGCCAGCTCCTTAGCAAGATTGAGGATGAACAATCTCTTGGAGCTCAACTCCAGAAGAAGATCAAGGAGCttcag GCTCGCATTGAAGAACTGGAGGAAGAGATTGAAGCTGAGCGTGCTGCTCGTGCAAAGGTGGAGAAGCAGAGAGCTGATCTCTCCAGGGAACTTGAGGAGATCAGTGAGAGGCTTGAGGAGGCTGGAGGAGCAACTTCTGCTCAGATTGAGATGAATAAGAAGCGAGAGGCTGAATTGCAGAAGCTGCGTCGTGATCTTGAAGAGGCCACCCTCCAGCATGAAGCCACTGCTGCTGCCCTCCGCAAGAAGCAGGCTGACAGTGTGGCTGAGCTGGGAGAGCAAATCGACAACCTCCAACGTGTCAAGCAGAAGCTTGAGAAGGAGAAGAGCGAATACAAAATGGAGATTGATGATCTCTCTAGCAACATGGAGGCTGTTGCCAAAGCAAAG TCCAATCTAGAGAAGGTGTGCCGCACACTTGAGGACCAACTTAGTGAATTTAAGACCAAGAACGATGAGAACCGTCGCCAGTTAAATGACCTCAGTGCTCAAAGAGCAAGACTTCAAACTGAAAATG GTGAGTTTGGCCGTCAGTTGGAGGAGAAGGAGGCTCTAGTTTCTCAGCTCACCAGAAGCAAACAAGCTTTCACTCAACAAACTGAAGAGCTTAAGAGACATATTGAAGAGGAAGTTAAG GCCAAGAATGCTCTGGCTCATGCTGTGCAGTCAGCCCGTCATGATTGTGACCTGCTCCGTGAGCAGTTTGAGGAAGAGCAGGAGGCAAAGTCTGAGCTGCAGCGGGGAATGTCTAAGGCCAACAGTGAGGTTGCTCAGTGGAGAACCAAATATGAAACTGATGCCATCCAGCGCACAGAGGAGCTTGAAGAGTCCAA GAAGAAGCTGGCTCAGCGTCTGCAAGAGGCAGAGGAACAAATTGAGGCAGTGAACTCCAAATGTGCCTCTCTGGAGAAGACCAAACAGAGACTCCAGGGTGAAGTGGAGGACCTCATGATTGATGTGGAGAGAGCCAATGGTTTGGCTGCCAACCTTGACAAGAAGCAGAGGAACTTTGACAAG GTCCTGGCAGAATGGAAGCAGAAGTATGAGGAAGGTCAGGCAGAGCTAGAAGGTGCCCAGAAAGAGGCTCGCTCACTCAGCACTGAGCTGTTCAAGATGAAGAACTCCTATGAGGAGAGTCTGGATCAGCTGGAGACACTCAAGAGAGAAAACAAGAACCTGCAGC AGGAGATCACGGATCTGACAGAGCAGTTAGGTGAGACTGGTAAAAGCATTCATGAGCTGGAAAAGGCCAAGAAGGTAGTTGAGACTGAGAAGTCTGAGATTCAGGCCGCCCTGGAGGAGGCTGAA GGCACCCTGGAGCATGAGGAATCTAAGATCCTTCGTGTCCAACTTGAGCTAAACCAGGTCAAGAGTGAGATTGACAGGAAGCTTGCAGAGAAGGATGAGGAGATGGAACAGATCAAGAGGAACAGCCAGAGAGTCATTGAGTCCATGCAAAGCACTCTGGACTCTGAGGTCAGGAGCAGGAATGATGCCCTGAGAATCAAGAAGAAGATGGAGGGAGATCTTAATGAGATGGAGATTCAGCTGAGCCATTCCAATCGCCAAGCTGCTGAGGCACAGAAACAGCTGAGGAATGTTCAGGGACAACTAAAG GATGCCCAACTGCACCTTGATGATGCCCTGAGAGGACAGGAAGACATGAAGGAGCAGGTGGCCATGGTGGAGCGCAGAAACACTCTGATGCAGGCTGAGATTGAGGAGCTGAGAGCTGCTCTAGAGCAGACAGAGAGAGGCCGCAAAGTGGCTGAACAAGAGCTGGTGGATGTCAGTGAGCGTGTTGGACTCCTGCACTCTCAG AACACAAGTCTAATGAACACCAAGAAGAAGCTTGAAGCTGACCTTGTTCAAATCCAGAGTGAAGTTGATGATACTGTACAGGAAGCCAGAAATGCAGAGGAGAAGGCCAAGAAGGCCATCACTGAT GCTGCAATGATGGCAGAAGAGCTCAAAAAGGAGCAGGACACCAGTGCTCACCTTGAGAGGATGAAGAAAAATCTGGAAGTCACAGTGAAGGACCTGCAGCACCGTCTGGATGAGGCTGAGAATCTGGCCATGAAGGGAGGAAAGAAACAACTCCAGAAACTGGAGTCAAGA GTCCGTGAGCTTGAGACTGATGTTGAGGCAGAACAGAGACGTGGAATTGATGCTGTTAAAGGTGTTCGCAAATATGAGAGGAGAGTGAAGGAGCTCACCTACCAG ACTGAGGAGGATAAGAAGAACATCACCAGACTGCAGGATCTGGTTGACAAGCTTCAGCTGAAGGTCAAGGCTTACAAGAGGCAGGCTGAAGAAGCT